The following coding sequences lie in one Arabidopsis thaliana chromosome 3, partial sequence genomic window:
- a CDS encoding LisH/CRA/RING-U-box domains-containing protein (LisH/CRA/RING-U-box domains-containing protein; FUNCTIONS IN: molecular_function unknown; INVOLVED IN: biological_process unknown; LOCATED IN: chloroplast; EXPRESSED IN: 24 plant structures; EXPRESSED DURING: 15 growth stages; CONTAINS InterPro DOMAIN/s: Ran binding protein, CRA domain (InterPro:IPR019589), CTLH, C-terminal LisH motif (InterPro:IPR006595), LisH dimerisation motif (InterPro:IPR006594), Ran binding protein-like, CRA domain (InterPro:IPR013144); BEST Arabidopsis thaliana protein match is: LisH/CRA/RING-U-box domains-containing protein (TAIR:AT4G37880.1); Has 813 Blast hits to 810 proteins in 190 species: Archae - 0; Bacteria - 0; Metazoa - 347; Fungi - 254; Plants - 147; Viruses - 0; Other Eukaryotes - 65 (source: NCBI BLink).), protein MEIDSATNGNSDTVMTESAATITPSPVVVSSSRSNQFTESLKLEHQLLRVPFEHYKKTIRTNHRSFEKEVSTIVNGVGELADSDWSKDDTVSRLTCLVTRLQGLKRKLEEGSNVENLQAQRCRARIDHLDSVDVENITEWNNTKLKRILVDYMLRMSYFETATKLSESSNIMDLVDIDIFREAKKVIDALKNREVASALTWCADNKTRLKKSKSKFEFQLRLQEFIELVRVDTAESYKKAIQYARKHLASWGTTHMKELQHVLATLAFKSTTECSKYKVLFELRQWDVLVDQFKQEFCKLYGMTMEPLLNIYLQAGLSALKTP, encoded by the exons ATGGAAATCGATTCCGCCACCAACGGAAACTCTGACACCGTCATGACGGAATCCGCCGCTACGATCACTCCGTCGCCGGTCGTCGTCTCGTCTTCGAGATCGAATCAATTTACGGAATCTCTCAAGCTTGAGCACCAGCTCCTCCGCGTTCCTTTCGAGCATTACAAGAAGACGATCCGTACCAATCACCGTTCTTTCGAGAAAGAGGTCTCAACCATTGTTAACGGCGTCGGAGAATTGGCTGATTCCGATTGGTCTAAAGACGATACCGTTTCGCGTCTTACTTGCCTTGTTACTCGATTACAAGGCCTCAAACGAAAG TTGGAAGAAGGGAGCAATGTGGAGAATTTGCAAGCCCAGAGATGTCGTGCTCGCATCGATCATTTGGATTCAGTAGATGTGGAAAATATTACTGAATGGAATAATACCAAACTGAAACGGATTCTTGTAGACTACATGCTGCGGATGTCATATTTCGAGACTGCTACAAAGCTTTCGGAAAGCAGCAATATTATG GACCTTGTCGACATTGACATATTTCGAGAAGCTAAGAAGGTGATTGATGCCCTTAAAAATAGGGAGGTAGCTTCTGCATTGACATGGTGTGCTGATAACAAAACGCGGTTGAAAAAGTCAAAG AGCAAATTTGAGTTCCAACTAAGGCTGCAAGAATTCATCGAGTTGGTACGAGTTGATACAGCTGAGAGCTACAAAAAAGCAATCCAGTATGCTCGAAAGCATCTGGCATCATGGGGAACAACCCATATGAAAGAATTGCAGCATGTTCTGGCCACTTTGGCTTTTAAAAGTACCACAGAATGCTCAAAATATAAG gTTTTGTTTGAACTACGACAGTGGGATGTTTTAGTTGATCAGTTTAAACAAGAATTTTGCAAGTTATATGGCATGACGATGGAACCCTTATTGAACATCTACTTACAGGCAGGCTTGTCTGCGCTGAAAACTCCGTAA
- a CDS encoding LisH/CRA/RING-U-box domains-containing protein (LisH/CRA/RING-U-box domains-containing protein; FUNCTIONS IN: molecular_function unknown; INVOLVED IN: biological_process unknown; LOCATED IN: chloroplast; EXPRESSED IN: 24 plant structures; EXPRESSED DURING: 15 growth stages; CONTAINS InterPro DOMAIN/s: Ran binding protein, CRA domain (InterPro:IPR019589), CTLH, C-terminal LisH motif (InterPro:IPR006595), LisH dimerisation motif (InterPro:IPR006594), Ran binding protein-like, CRA domain (InterPro:IPR013144); BEST Arabidopsis thaliana protein match is: LisH/CRA/RING-U-box domains-containing protein (TAIR:AT4G37880.1); Has 891 Blast hits to 870 proteins in 200 species: Archae - 0; Bacteria - 0; Metazoa - 367; Fungi - 300; Plants - 157; Viruses - 0; Other Eukaryotes - 67 (source: NCBI BLink).), whose product MEIDSATNGNSDTVMTESAATITPSPVVVSSSRSNQFTESLKLEHQLLRVPFEHYKKTIRTNHRSFEKEVSTIVNGVGELADSDWSKDDTVSRLTCLVTRLQGLKRKLEEGSNVENLQAQRCRARIDHLDSVDVENITEWNNTKLKRILVDYMLRMSYFETATKLSESSNIMDLVDIDIFREAKKVIDALKNREVASALTWCADNKTRLKKSKSKFEFQLRLQEFIELVRVDTAESYKKAIQYARKHLASWGTTHMKELQHVLATLAFKSTTECSKYKVLFELRQWDVLVDQFKQEFCKLYGMTMEPLLNIYLQAGLSALKTPYGLEEGCTKEDPLSQENFRKLALPLPFSKQHHSKLVCYISKELMDTENPPQVLPNGYVYSTKALKEMAEKNGGKITCPRTGLVCNYTELVKAYIS is encoded by the exons ATGGAAATCGATTCCGCCACCAACGGAAACTCTGACACCGTCATGACGGAATCCGCCGCTACGATCACTCCGTCGCCGGTCGTCGTCTCGTCTTCGAGATCGAATCAATTTACGGAATCTCTCAAGCTTGAGCACCAGCTCCTCCGCGTTCCTTTCGAGCATTACAAGAAGACGATCCGTACCAATCACCGTTCTTTCGAGAAAGAGGTCTCAACCATTGTTAACGGCGTCGGAGAATTGGCTGATTCCGATTGGTCTAAAGACGATACCGTTTCGCGTCTTACTTGCCTTGTTACTCGATTACAAGGCCTCAAACGAAAG TTGGAAGAAGGGAGCAATGTGGAGAATTTGCAAGCCCAGAGATGTCGTGCTCGCATCGATCATTTGGATTCAGTAGATGTGGAAAATATTACTGAATGGAATAATACCAAACTGAAACGGATTCTTGTAGACTACATGCTGCGGATGTCATATTTCGAGACTGCTACAAAGCTTTCGGAAAGCAGCAATATTATG GACCTTGTCGACATTGACATATTTCGAGAAGCTAAGAAGGTGATTGATGCCCTTAAAAATAGGGAGGTAGCTTCTGCATTGACATGGTGTGCTGATAACAAAACGCGGTTGAAAAAGTCAAAG AGCAAATTTGAGTTCCAACTAAGGCTGCAAGAATTCATCGAGTTGGTACGAGTTGATACAGCTGAGAGCTACAAAAAAGCAATCCAGTATGCTCGAAAGCATCTGGCATCATGGGGAACAACCCATATGAAAGAATTGCAGCATGTTCTGGCCACTTTGGCTTTTAAAAGTACCACAGAATGCTCAAAATATAAG gTTTTGTTTGAACTACGACAGTGGGATGTTTTAGTTGATCAGTTTAAACAAGAATTTTGCAAGTTATATGGCATGACGATGGAACCCTTATTGAACATCTACTTACAGGCAGGCTTGTCTGCGCTGAAAACTCC ATATGGTTTAGAAGAAGGTTGTACCAAAGAGGACCCTCTCTCACAAGAGAACTTTCGGAAGCTAGCTTTGCCTTTACCGTTCTCCAAGCAGCACCATTCAAAgcttgtttgctatatttctAAGGAGCTAATGGACACAGAGAACCCACCACAGGTGCTGCCCAATGGCTACGTCTACAGCACCAAG GCTCTCAAGGAAATGGCGGAAAAGAATGGAGGTAAAATAACATGTCCAAGGACAGGGCTTGTCTGCAACTACACGGAGTTAGTTAAGGCATATATATCATGA
- a CDS encoding SET domain-containing protein (SET domain-containing protein; CONTAINS InterPro DOMAIN/s: SET domain (InterPro:IPR001214); BEST Arabidopsis thaliana protein match is: Rubisco methyltransferase family protein (TAIR:AT3G07670.1); Has 1136 Blast hits to 1133 proteins in 187 species: Archae - 0; Bacteria - 0; Metazoa - 243; Fungi - 329; Plants - 401; Viruses - 0; Other Eukaryotes - 163 (source: NCBI BLink).), whose protein sequence is MLFCISTVKLFGFQQRRNVSSLAKRFSLAGKLTLELQTQASLDNNFLPWLERIAGAKITNTLSIGKSTYGRSLFASKVIYAGDCMLKVPFNAQITPDELPSDIRVLLSNEVGNIGMLAAVLIREKKMGQKSRWVPYISRLPQPAEMHSSIFWGEDELSMIRCSAVHQETVKQKAQIEKDFSFVAQAFKQHCPIVTERPDLEDFMYAYALVGSRAWENSKRISLIPFADFMNHDGLSASIVLRDEDNQLSEVTADRNYSPGDEVFIKYGEFSNATLMLDFGFTFPYNIHDEVQIQMDVPNDDPLRNMKLGLLQTHHTRTVKDINIFHSSCDTFTIKEVKSAIGKGKGIPQSLRAFARVLCCIIPQELNDLSKEAAQNDGRLARLPFKDGNRELEAHKILLSHINRLIEDHSVCIKEMEECYFVSQRFAVRRQMARDLLYGELRVLRSAAEWLNHYCTTLLSETM, encoded by the exons GCTTCGTTGGACAATAACTTCTTACCCTGGTTAGAGCGAATTGCTGGAGCAAAGATAACTAATACTCTTTCGATTGGGAAATCCACCTATGGCAG GTCACTGTTCGCCTCCAAAGTTATCTATGCTGGTGACTGCATGTTGAAAGTCCCTTTTAATGCG CAAATAACTCCAGATGAGCTCCCCTCGGATATTAGAGTTTTATTGAGCAATGAAGTTGGGAATATCGGAATGCTTGCTGCTGTTCtaataagagagaagaaaatgggtcAA AAGTCTCGATGGGTCCCTTATATCAGCCGACTTCCTCAACCTGCAGAGATGCATAGCTCG ATATTTTGGGGTGAAGATGAGCTCAGCATGATTCGTTGTAGTGCAGTTCACCAggaaacagtaaaacaaaaagctcAGATAGAAAAGGACTTTTCATTTGTAGCGCAG GCATTCAAACAACATTGTCCCATAGTAACTGAACGCCCAGATTTGGAAGATTTCATGTATGCATATGCTTTAG TGGGATCTCGTGCGTGGGAAAACTCAAAACGCATATCACTG ATTCCGTTTGCAGACTTCATGAACCATGATGGGCTTTCTGCATCAATCGTTTTGAGGGATGAAGACAATCAACTATCAGAG GTCACTGCAGATCGCAACTACAGTCCTGGTGATGAG GTATTCATCAAGTATGGGGAATTCTCAAATGCTACACTCATGTTAGATTTTGGATTTACCTTTCCTTACAACATTCATGACGag GTTCAAATCCAAATGGATGTACCGAATGATGATCCTCTTCGCAACATGAAGCTGGGACTTCTCCAGACACATCACACTCGAACTGTCAAAGATATCAATATCTTTCACTCTTCTTGTGATACTTTCACAATCAA GGAAGTGAAATCTGCTATAGGGAAAGGAAAAGGCATTCCACAATCTCTCCGTGCATTTGCTCGTGTTCTCTGTTGTATCATTCCCCAAG AGCTAAATGATTTGTCAAAAGAAGCTGCACAAAATGATGGCCGACTAGCTCGGCTTCCTTTTAAAGACGGGAACAGAGAGTTGGAGGCACATAAGATCCTCTTGTCTCACATCAACAGATTGATTGAGGATCATAGTGTTTGCATCAAG GAAATGGAAGAATGCTATTTTGTATCACAAAGATTTGCTGTTAGAAGGCAGATGGCAAGAGATCTCCTATACGGTGAGCTTCGTGTACTGAGATCTGCAGCTGAATGGCTCAATCATTATTGCACAACCTTGCTTTCAGAGACAATGTAA
- a CDS encoding SET domain-containing protein has protein sequence MLKVPFNAQITPDELPSDIRVLLSNEVGNIGMLAAVLIREKKMGQKSRWVPYISRLPQPAEMHSSIFWGEDELSMIRCSAVHQETVKQKAQIEKDFSFVAQAFKQHCPIVTERPDLEDFMYAYALVGSRAWENSKRISLIPFADFMNHDGLSASIVLRDEDNQLSEVTADRNYSPGDEVFIKYGEFSNATLMLDFGFTFPYNIHDEVQIQMDVPNDDPLRNMKLGLLQTHHTRTVKDINIFHSSCDTFTIKEVKSAIGKGKGIPQSLRAFARVLCCIIPQELNDLSKEAAQNDGRLARLPFKDGNRELEAHKILLSHINRLIEDHSVCIKEMEECYFVSQRFAVRRQMARDLLYGELRVLRSAAEWLNHYCTTLLSETM, from the exons ATGTTGAAAGTCCCTTTTAATGCG CAAATAACTCCAGATGAGCTCCCCTCGGATATTAGAGTTTTATTGAGCAATGAAGTTGGGAATATCGGAATGCTTGCTGCTGTTCtaataagagagaagaaaatgggtcAA AAGTCTCGATGGGTCCCTTATATCAGCCGACTTCCTCAACCTGCAGAGATGCATAGCTCG ATATTTTGGGGTGAAGATGAGCTCAGCATGATTCGTTGTAGTGCAGTTCACCAggaaacagtaaaacaaaaagctcAGATAGAAAAGGACTTTTCATTTGTAGCGCAG GCATTCAAACAACATTGTCCCATAGTAACTGAACGCCCAGATTTGGAAGATTTCATGTATGCATATGCTTTAG TGGGATCTCGTGCGTGGGAAAACTCAAAACGCATATCACTG ATTCCGTTTGCAGACTTCATGAACCATGATGGGCTTTCTGCATCAATCGTTTTGAGGGATGAAGACAATCAACTATCAGAG GTCACTGCAGATCGCAACTACAGTCCTGGTGATGAG GTATTCATCAAGTATGGGGAATTCTCAAATGCTACACTCATGTTAGATTTTGGATTTACCTTTCCTTACAACATTCATGACGag GTTCAAATCCAAATGGATGTACCGAATGATGATCCTCTTCGCAACATGAAGCTGGGACTTCTCCAGACACATCACACTCGAACTGTCAAAGATATCAATATCTTTCACTCTTCTTGTGATACTTTCACAATCAA GGAAGTGAAATCTGCTATAGGGAAAGGAAAAGGCATTCCACAATCTCTCCGTGCATTTGCTCGTGTTCTCTGTTGTATCATTCCCCAAG AGCTAAATGATTTGTCAAAAGAAGCTGCACAAAATGATGGCCGACTAGCTCGGCTTCCTTTTAAAGACGGGAACAGAGAGTTGGAGGCACATAAGATCCTCTTGTCTCACATCAACAGATTGATTGAGGATCATAGTGTTTGCATCAAG GAAATGGAAGAATGCTATTTTGTATCACAAAGATTTGCTGTTAGAAGGCAGATGGCAAGAGATCTCCTATACGGTGAGCTTCGTGTACTGAGATCTGCAGCTGAATGGCTCAATCATTATTGCACAACCTTGCTTTCAGAGACAATGTAA
- a CDS encoding SET domain-containing protein — protein sequence MLAAVLIREKKMGQKSRWVPYISRLPQPAEMHSSIFWGEDELSMIRCSAVHQETVKQKAQIEKDFSFVAQAFKQHCPIVTERPDLEDFMYAYALVGSRAWENSKRISLIPFADFMNHDGLSASIVLRDEDNQLSEVTADRNYSPGDEVFIKYGEFSNATLMLDFGFTFPYNIHDEVQIQMDVPNDDPLRNMKLGLLQTHHTRTVKDINIFHSSCDTFTIKEVKSAIGKGKGIPQSLRAFARVLCCIIPQELNDLSKEAAQNDGRLARLPFKDGNRELEAHKILLSHINRLIEDHSVCIKEMEECYFVSQRFAVRRQMARDLLYGELRVLRSAAEWLNHYCTTLLSETM from the exons ATGCTTGCTGCTGTTCtaataagagagaagaaaatgggtcAA AAGTCTCGATGGGTCCCTTATATCAGCCGACTTCCTCAACCTGCAGAGATGCATAGCTCG ATATTTTGGGGTGAAGATGAGCTCAGCATGATTCGTTGTAGTGCAGTTCACCAggaaacagtaaaacaaaaagctcAGATAGAAAAGGACTTTTCATTTGTAGCGCAG GCATTCAAACAACATTGTCCCATAGTAACTGAACGCCCAGATTTGGAAGATTTCATGTATGCATATGCTTTAG TGGGATCTCGTGCGTGGGAAAACTCAAAACGCATATCACTG ATTCCGTTTGCAGACTTCATGAACCATGATGGGCTTTCTGCATCAATCGTTTTGAGGGATGAAGACAATCAACTATCAGAG GTCACTGCAGATCGCAACTACAGTCCTGGTGATGAG GTATTCATCAAGTATGGGGAATTCTCAAATGCTACACTCATGTTAGATTTTGGATTTACCTTTCCTTACAACATTCATGACGag GTTCAAATCCAAATGGATGTACCGAATGATGATCCTCTTCGCAACATGAAGCTGGGACTTCTCCAGACACATCACACTCGAACTGTCAAAGATATCAATATCTTTCACTCTTCTTGTGATACTTTCACAATCAA GGAAGTGAAATCTGCTATAGGGAAAGGAAAAGGCATTCCACAATCTCTCCGTGCATTTGCTCGTGTTCTCTGTTGTATCATTCCCCAAG AGCTAAATGATTTGTCAAAAGAAGCTGCACAAAATGATGGCCGACTAGCTCGGCTTCCTTTTAAAGACGGGAACAGAGAGTTGGAGGCACATAAGATCCTCTTGTCTCACATCAACAGATTGATTGAGGATCATAGTGTTTGCATCAAG GAAATGGAAGAATGCTATTTTGTATCACAAAGATTTGCTGTTAGAAGGCAGATGGCAAGAGATCTCCTATACGGTGAGCTTCGTGTACTGAGATCTGCAGCTGAATGGCTCAATCATTATTGCACAACCTTGCTTTCAGAGACAATGTAA
- a CDS encoding SET domain-containing protein (SET domain-containing protein; CONTAINS InterPro DOMAIN/s: SET domain (InterPro:IPR001214); BEST Arabidopsis thaliana protein match is: Rubisco methyltransferase family protein (TAIR:AT3G07670.1); Has 35333 Blast hits to 34131 proteins in 2444 species: Archae - 798; Bacteria - 22429; Metazoa - 974; Fungi - 991; Plants - 531; Viruses - 0; Other Eukaryotes - 9610 (source: NCBI BLink).): protein MLAAVLIREKKMGQKSRWVPYISRLPQPAEMHSSIFWGEDELSMIRCSAVHQETVKQKAQIEKDFSFVAQAFKQHCPIVTERPDLEDFMYAYALVGSRAWENSKRISLIPFADFMNHDGLSASIVLRDEDNQLSEFSTLQVTADRNYSPGDEVFIKYGEFSNATLMLDFGFTFPYNIHDEVQIQMDVPNDDPLRNMKLGLLQTHHTRTVKDINIFHSSCDTFTIKEVKSAIGKGKGIPQSLRAFARVLCCIIPQELNDLSKEAAQNDGRLARLPFKDGNRELEAHKILLSHINRLIEDHSVCIKEMEECYFVSQRFAVRRQMARDLLYGELRVLRSAAEWLNHYCTTLLSETM from the exons ATGCTTGCTGCTGTTCtaataagagagaagaaaatgggtcAA AAGTCTCGATGGGTCCCTTATATCAGCCGACTTCCTCAACCTGCAGAGATGCATAGCTCG ATATTTTGGGGTGAAGATGAGCTCAGCATGATTCGTTGTAGTGCAGTTCACCAggaaacagtaaaacaaaaagctcAGATAGAAAAGGACTTTTCATTTGTAGCGCAG GCATTCAAACAACATTGTCCCATAGTAACTGAACGCCCAGATTTGGAAGATTTCATGTATGCATATGCTTTAG TGGGATCTCGTGCGTGGGAAAACTCAAAACGCATATCACTG ATTCCGTTTGCAGACTTCATGAACCATGATGGGCTTTCTGCATCAATCGTTTTGAGGGATGAAGACAATCAACTATCAGAG ttttcaactttGCAGGTCACTGCAGATCGCAACTACAGTCCTGGTGATGAG GTATTCATCAAGTATGGGGAATTCTCAAATGCTACACTCATGTTAGATTTTGGATTTACCTTTCCTTACAACATTCATGACGag GTTCAAATCCAAATGGATGTACCGAATGATGATCCTCTTCGCAACATGAAGCTGGGACTTCTCCAGACACATCACACTCGAACTGTCAAAGATATCAATATCTTTCACTCTTCTTGTGATACTTTCACAATCAA GGAAGTGAAATCTGCTATAGGGAAAGGAAAAGGCATTCCACAATCTCTCCGTGCATTTGCTCGTGTTCTCTGTTGTATCATTCCCCAAG AGCTAAATGATTTGTCAAAAGAAGCTGCACAAAATGATGGCCGACTAGCTCGGCTTCCTTTTAAAGACGGGAACAGAGAGTTGGAGGCACATAAGATCCTCTTGTCTCACATCAACAGATTGATTGAGGATCATAGTGTTTGCATCAAG GAAATGGAAGAATGCTATTTTGTATCACAAAGATTTGCTGTTAGAAGGCAGATGGCAAGAGATCTCCTATACGGTGAGCTTCGTGTACTGAGATCTGCAGCTGAATGGCTCAATCATTATTGCACAACCTTGCTTTCAGAGACAATGTAA